A section of the Desulfovibrio sp. X2 genome encodes:
- a CDS encoding EF-Hand domain protein, producing MRHASLPVTLALLPLFAAALCLGLPHGALAAKAKPAPKAAAAVEPSFAVVNLTGETVRVESKTGTLTFLEVAPRTIDAFTCPAAQKLCFDKSDGTAKVKVVRLDPRTPDEWSGTTCRKIYLSPGETLAVDYDLDRTHIVCRQAVAADFARPFSTLDLDKDGTVSASEAASNRIPPETFKAMDTNHDGVLDQQEYESAFDKINILKGIPF from the coding sequence ATGCGACACGCCTCCCTGCCCGTCACCCTGGCCCTTCTGCCCCTTTTCGCGGCCGCGCTCTGCCTCGGCCTTCCCCACGGCGCCCTCGCGGCCAAGGCCAAGCCCGCGCCCAAGGCCGCCGCGGCTGTCGAGCCGTCCTTCGCCGTGGTCAACCTGACCGGGGAGACCGTGCGCGTGGAGAGCAAGACCGGCACCCTGACCTTCCTCGAGGTCGCGCCGCGCACCATCGACGCCTTCACCTGCCCGGCGGCCCAGAAGCTCTGCTTCGACAAGTCCGACGGCACGGCCAAGGTCAAGGTGGTGCGTCTCGATCCCAGGACGCCGGACGAGTGGTCCGGCACCACCTGCCGCAAGATCTACCTCTCCCCGGGCGAGACCCTGGCCGTGGACTACGACCTGGACCGCACGCACATCGTCTGCCGCCAGGCCGTGGCCGCCGACTTCGCCCGTCCCTTCTCGACCCTCGACCTGGACAAGGACGGCACCGTCTCGGCCTCCGAGGCCGCCTCGAACCGCATCCCGCCCGAGACCTTCAAGGCCATGGACACGAACCACGACGGCGTCCTGGACCAGCAGGAATACGAAAGCGCCTTCGACAAGATCAACATCCTGAAGGGCATCCCCTTCTAG